Proteins encoded together in one Lathyrus oleraceus cultivar Zhongwan6 chromosome 5, CAAS_Psat_ZW6_1.0, whole genome shotgun sequence window:
- the LOC127087501 gene encoding uncharacterized protein LOC127087501, with amino-acid sequence MKISKATCYSSYTNLLWPCQPRTEQNHIVFSNRFRVTCTVSLLLLFTTVYIFWPSDPYLKIVRLKLKKIKVHRVPHITVDISMLFTLRVQNADVYSMDFGAVDVAVSYRGKPLGHVTSENGHVRAMGSSFVDADAEFSGIGVLPEILLLLQDLAKGTVPFDTVSQVRGKMGIFFFHFPIKAKLTCEVLVSMINQTIVRQHCTYE; translated from the exons ATGAAAATCTCCAAAGCAACATGTTACTCttcttacactaatctcctatGGCCATGCCAACCTCGTACGGAACAAAACCACATTGTTTTCTCCAACCGTTTTCGAGTCACCTGCACCGTAAGCCTTCTACTCTTATTCACCACCGTCTACATTTTCTGGCCGTCGGATCCATACCTCAAGATCGTACGGTTGAAACTGAAGAAGATTAAGGTGCACCGTGTGCCGCACATCACCGTAGACATCTCCATGCTCTTCACGCTGAGAGTGCAAAACGCTGACGTGTATTCCATGGACTTCGGTGCGGTTGACGTGGCAGTATCTTATAGAGGGAAGCCACTAGGGCACGTGACATCGGAGAATGGTCACGTGAGAGCTATGGGTTCTTCGTTTGTGGATGCTGACGCGGAATTTTCCGGCATCGGTGTGTTGCCGGAGATATTGTTACTGCTACAGGATTTGGCTAAGGGAACGGTGCCATTTGATACGGTTAGTCAAGTTAGGGGCAAAATGGGGATTTTCTTCTTTCACTTTCCCATTAAG GCTAAATTAACATGCGAGGTTTTGGTGAGTATGATAAATCAAACTATTGTTCGTCAACATTGTACCTATGAG TGA